The Miscanthus floridulus cultivar M001 chromosome 7, ASM1932011v1, whole genome shotgun sequence genome includes a region encoding these proteins:
- the LOC136465100 gene encoding aspartic proteinase nepenthesin-1-like, with protein sequence MNVLHPDLILPPDNTQDSTRIDGGKPKRNLYLPSQLKVDNFSYCFTNITSTSSPVLLGLPANLSGGASSGAAVQTTPLNTTSTFYYYLNLKSIITVGSTTLQVPASAFALNADGTGGTIIDSGTSITSLPPHVFSLLRDAFVSQLNMTPVAVTSLPDVLCFPASTQTTTMPKLDLPRENYVFPQDNNTCIAILQSSGGNNMTIIGTYQRQNLNVLYDLAGDTLSFVPAQCDKVAIFVAICEGYLGIAPH encoded by the exons ATGAATGTGTTGCACCCGGACTTGATATTGCCGCCTGATAATACACAAGATTCCACGCGTATCGACGGTGGAAAACCCAAACGCAACCTGTACCTTCCGTCGCAGCTCAAAGTCGACAACTTCTCCTACTGCTTCACCAACATCACGTCGACGTCCAGCCCCGTGCTGCTCGGCCTGCCGGCGAACCTCTCCGGCGGCGCAAGTAGTGGAGCCGCCGTGCAGACTACCCCGCTCAACACGACCTCAACTTTCTACTACTATCTGAATCTGAAGAGCATCATCACGGTGGGGTCAACGACGCTGCAGGTGCCGGCGTCCGCGTTCGCGTTGAACGCCGACGGGACCGGCGGGACGATCATCGACTCCGGCACCTCCATCACGTCGCTGCCGCCGCACGTTTTCAGCCTCCTTCGCGACGCCTTCGTCTCCCAGCTGAACATGACGCCCGTGGCCGTCACGTCCCTACCTGATGTCCTCTGCTTCCCGGCGTCGACGCAGACAACGACGATGCCGAAGCTGGACCTGCCGCGGGAGAACTACGTGTTTCCTCAGGACAACAACACGTGCATTGCGATACTACAGTCGTCCGGCGGGAACAACATGACGATAATAGGCACCTATCAGCGGCAGAACCTGAACGTACTCTACGACCTCGCCGGCGACACGCTCTCTTTCGTCCCGGCTCAGTGCGACAAG GTGGCTATCTTCGTCGCtatctgcgaggggtatctggggattgctccccactaG
- the LOC136465101 gene encoding aspartic proteinase nepenthesin-1-like: MLMNQRMNTQRVAGFLVALLVALAVVSCSGSGAGVGPVIRMQLSHTDADRGLAPRELLQRMALRSKTHAARFLSGSSSSSTVSAVPGKGQPFADECLVSFAIGKPPQPVKMTLDTGSDLIWTQCQPCIACYHHALPYFDMSNSSTIVPFPCNSSTCGQLPWPSCSGTTTTQVWGNQTCALRKKRF, encoded by the coding sequence ATGCTCATGAACCAACGGATGAACACGCAGAGGGTAGCCGGCTTCCTAGTCGCGCTGCTGGTAGCGCTGGCTGTCGTTTCATGCAGCGGCTCGGGCGCCGGCGTCGGCCCGGTGATTAGGATGCAGCTGAGCCACACCGACGCCGATCGCGGGCTGGCCCCACGCGAGCTGCTGCAACGCATGGCACTGCGCAGCAAGACCCACGCCGCGCGGTTCCTCTCcggctcgtcgtcgtcgtccactGTCTCGGCGGTCCCAGGGAAGGGCCAACCGTTCGCAGATGAGTGCCTGGTCAGCTTCGCCATCGGCAAGCCGCCGCAGCCTGTGAAGATGACGCTCGACACCGGCAGCGACCTCATCTGGACGCAGTGCCAGCCGTGCATCGCCTGCTACCACCATGCCCTCCCTTACTTCGACATGTCCAACTCTAGCACGATTGTGCCGTTCCCTTGCAACTCCTCGACGTGCGGGCAGCTGCCGTGGCCGTCGTGCAgtggcaccaccaccacccaagTTTGGGGCAACCAGACATGCGCattacgtaaaaaacgattttag